One Vespa crabro chromosome 1, iyVesCrab1.2, whole genome shotgun sequence genomic region harbors:
- the LOC124423631 gene encoding solute carrier family 66 member 3 isoform X2 produces the protein MEINLNQFADLLSIFTIAMCFILKVPQIFNLISLKSAKQISTLGLLLEITSYTVTASYNYVNGYSLLSYLEYPIILIQEYILIFLVMIYSRQTNIWSLLITIVYVTTSFCFLFEIIPKTLLTFVMPMCTPISVSSKVMQLLAIVRAKNADSVSPLTWFISALTNSTRVFTIWMDSADFLLLGNFIISVLLSSSIMFSSLYYRYYNVKQD, from the exons atggaaataaatctTAATCAATTTGCGGATCTCTTAAGCATTTTCACCATAGCTATGTGCTTCATATTAAAAGTTCCAcaaatctttaatttaatttctttaaagtCTGCCAAACAAATATCTACCTTAGGactattattagaaattacaAG TTATACAGTCACGGCAagttataattatgttaatggttattccttattatcgtatttagaatatccaattatattaatacaagaatatattttaatatttctggTAATGATATATTCGAGACAAACTAATATATGGAGCTTATTGATTACAATTGTTTATGTTACAACAAGCTTCTGTTTTCTATTCGAGATTATACCAAAAACTCTTCTTACATTCGTAATG cCTATGTGCACGCCAATATCTGTGTCAAGTAAAGTAATGCAATTGCTGGCAATTGTCAGAGCTAAAAATGCAGATTCCGTTTCACCTCTTACATGGTTTATATCAGCTTTAACAAATTCCA CAAGAGTGTTTACTATATGGATGGATTCTGCTGACTTTTTACTATTAGGAAATTTTATCATATCTGTTCTTTTAAGTTCTAGTATTATGTTTTCTTCCttgtattatagatattataatgtaaaacaGGATTga
- the LOC124423631 gene encoding solute carrier family 66 member 3 isoform X1, with product MCLKNNKMEINLNQFADLLSIFTIAMCFILKVPQIFNLISLKSAKQISTLGLLLEITSYTVTASYNYVNGYSLLSYLEYPIILIQEYILIFLVMIYSRQTNIWSLLITIVYVTTSFCFLFEIIPKTLLTFVMPMCTPISVSSKVMQLLAIVRAKNADSVSPLTWFISALTNSTRVFTIWMDSADFLLLGNFIISVLLSSSIMFSSLYYRYYNVKQD from the exons atg tgtctaaaaaataataaaatggaaataaatctTAATCAATTTGCGGATCTCTTAAGCATTTTCACCATAGCTATGTGCTTCATATTAAAAGTTCCAcaaatctttaatttaatttctttaaagtCTGCCAAACAAATATCTACCTTAGGactattattagaaattacaAG TTATACAGTCACGGCAagttataattatgttaatggttattccttattatcgtatttagaatatccaattatattaatacaagaatatattttaatatttctggTAATGATATATTCGAGACAAACTAATATATGGAGCTTATTGATTACAATTGTTTATGTTACAACAAGCTTCTGTTTTCTATTCGAGATTATACCAAAAACTCTTCTTACATTCGTAATG cCTATGTGCACGCCAATATCTGTGTCAAGTAAAGTAATGCAATTGCTGGCAATTGTCAGAGCTAAAAATGCAGATTCCGTTTCACCTCTTACATGGTTTATATCAGCTTTAACAAATTCCA CAAGAGTGTTTACTATATGGATGGATTCTGCTGACTTTTTACTATTAGGAAATTTTATCATATCTGTTCTTTTAAGTTCTAGTATTATGTTTTCTTCCttgtattatagatattataatgtaaaacaGGATTga